DNA sequence from the Cucurbita pepo subsp. pepo cultivar mu-cu-16 chromosome LG06, ASM280686v2, whole genome shotgun sequence genome:
tgaggctgacggcgatacgtaacgggccaaagcggacaatatctactagcgatgggctttggctgttacaaatggtatcaaagttagtcaccgggcggtgtgccagggaggatgctgagccctcaaagggggtgaattgtgagatcccacattagttgaagagggaacgaagcattcctggataagggtgtggaaacctttccctagcagacgcgttttaaaaccgtgaggctgatgacgatacgtaataggccaaagtggacaatatctactagcggtgggcttgggctgttacagttaGATTATATCGTTGGTTTTTGGATTATCTGAGACCGTGCATGCTGCTATTACCATCATTATCCGATCACTAAATTCTTCCCTTCCCCCTCATCAATGCTATTCAGGTACAATCTTTTGTTTATGTCATGGCTAAGGGAGACAACCACTATCTTGCTTATCTGGAAGACATGTACGAAGATAAGAGGGGTCAGAAAAAGGTGAAAGTGAGGTGGTTTCATCATAGTCAAGAGGTGAAAGGTGTGATCACGTTGCGAAACTCTCACCCGAGAGAAGTTTTCATCACACCGTATGTGCAGGCCATCAGTGTCGAGTGTGTCGATGGTTCTGCAACAGTCTTGAATCGTGAACATTACGAAAAATGTGTGAATGCCTTTCCTCATGATGCACTTTCCAAAGTTCATCTTTGCTATAGACAGTTCAAAAGTAACCGATTAAAATCCTTCGACCTGAGTAAATTGCGTGGCTATTTCGATCAGCCAGTCTTCTCTTGTCTGAGTCTCAGTGTATTATCAAAATCCGAGCCCGTCTTCGATAGCTTGACTGAGGACGACGATGAAGATTTGGACCCAGAAAATAGTGTTAGACCGCTAGTTAAAAGGATGAGAAATGCTAAAGGATGTCGAAATTTTGAGTTCGCAAATTCAAAAGTTCGAAAGTCGGGTAGTCATCAACATATGTTGACCTATAAATCTTGCCAGAACCATAATTACAGCTTTCTAGGCACGAGGCTTCTTTCACATAGACATGTTTTGGACGATAACAACCCGACGTATGAGGTTAACGAGAAGATAGAATTGCTGTGTCAAGATAGTGGCATTCGAGGCTGCTGGTTCAGGTGTACGGTTTTGTATGCATCATCGAAACAGATTCGTGTACAATATGATGATCTGCAAGATGAAGATGGCTATGGCAACCTTGAGGTGAGTTTCAATGCAACACTCTTAGCTACTGCCCCGAGTTCATTCGATCgttgaaaatcaatttaatgtCGATTTTACACTTTTAAACGTGATTCTCGTGCATCTGCTGTATTAGTAAGTGACAACTCACAAGTTTTTCTGCTTATAGGAATGGGTCCCTGCTTGTAAAGTTGCTCTACCCGACAAACTCGGCATGAGGCACCCCGGTCGCCTAATCACAAGGCCAGTCCCACAAGAGAAAACAGAGCTCACTCTCGATATCGGTGTCGCAGTCGACGCATGGTGGAGCGACGGCTGGTGGGAAGGAGTCGTTACTGGCCTAGATGTTTCAGGCAACGACGACGTGCTCGTCTACTTTCCAGGTACTCTTATCGAAAACGTCAAAGCCATTCTTCCCGTCCATCGATCGTTA
Encoded proteins:
- the LOC111797099 gene encoding uncharacterized protein LOC111797099, which encodes MKFLAKMMGHGNYFVEWKEQFVSQERGNRVVHYFLKDSGGESILAVVGTERSVRHMFYVVADEFLQAHGKESSVHTGFKWRSRREVVDWLTSMLSKQHSPRDHSEPCKFDAIQTLGSLQFSHSGVVVPQSKVRPSRNSKGLASDIVWSGAAWTCGKRLKHYPSFCRNGTSIMVQSFVYVMAKGDNHYLAYLEDMYEDKRGQKKVKVRWFHHSQEVKGVITLRNSHPREVFITPYVQAISVECVDGSATVLNREHYEKCVNAFPHDALSKVHLCYRQFKSNRLKSFDLSKLRGYFDQPVFSCLSLSVLSKSEPVFDSLTEDDDEDLDPENSVRPLVKRMRNAKGCRNFEFANSKVRKSGSHQHMLTYKSCQNHNYSFLGTRLLSHRHVLDDNNPTYEVNEKIELLCQDSGIRGCWFRCTVLYASSKQIRVQYDDLQDEDGYGNLEEWVPACKVALPDKLGMRHPGRLITRPVPQEKTELTLDIGVAVDAWWSDGWWEGVVTGLDVSGNDDVLVYFPGESLFLNIHRTNLRISRDWLGGHWINIDTKPSILSTISDYKHSKSATHVAMSCVDVNTDTNPSHVKEEEETLEETALASLEKLREANDEQKQVPSDEDNRSEDDDDVADTKNSTRDLNSCDSEEENDERSNGVKSEMDCSMETSEPNREEEEGEDMDMEGVDAL